The genomic window aaattaacgGAATCGAAAAAGGGAGAACAAGTCCGGAATATAGAGGGAATTAAGTTATATTTCAGGAATACAactgtattaaaatgaaatcatctttttctctTGAAGTCTAGTTAGCTCTCACTATGGGAAGGACGCATAAACAATAGGTTAGATTGAGGCACACCTGCTCATCAGCCACATAATTTGTCCGGGAATCCTCCTGTAGTCGAGATAGAGGTACTATATATCTTTAGATGTGTATATGGGATTATACtaaaatatggatatatattatttaaaaaaacaggAAGgttaaaaatagtaaaaaatgTAAAGTAGATAAGGCTGAGATGAAAAAAcgtacgtttttttttttttttttgaattggTGTGTTGAATGAATCCCTCCATTGTGTGAGGACACTAGTttttcttggttatgtaaactattatgttgggattgtttttttttaacaaaatttgattttgaaaaaatttgaaaaaaaaaaaatctgcacCATTACAAAAATAGGATTATAGTTTAATGATGctttaatattttaacattcCTTGACCCATTTATAACTATATGTTTGCAGAAAACGTGAGTATGGCTTCTCTCAGTAAAACCCCATCTGCTAGTTGCTGCTACTATTGACTTTCGGGACCACGTACAAACTCTGGGTACGCCACTTCAGTCTCGCCTCCGGCACCTGAAAATgtaatagttaaaaaaaaaacaccacttAAAGGGTATTTTTTTCGGCGTCCACACAGCCTAGGGGCAGCGAGCTGTGGAGCACTTCTAAGTCCCAATGAAGAAACCCTTTCCAGCATTTGGTCCTCCACCTGTTTAAACCAGACGGTGTCTTTATTAACCCCCCCCCACTTCCATTATGTGATTTTCTGATTCAGAAACAGACAAGTATAATCCCACAGCTCTGCTTGCAACGACGAAAAACATACAAGAAAGGGAATGCGATATAATTTTCGAACGatttataacaaaaatgaaacaattatgaaaaatagattacgtattaaaattaaatgctttggtattttttttggtaattttgtttttatgggACGTTCCCCCACATTAACAGTCAATTGTCCCCCCCCATATGATTTTAAGTCCTTTACCAGATTTACATATGATTAAAATTGGAAGCCCGAAAATAAACCCGATCATGTGAATATGGCCCTACCTACGCCCCCACAATATGAGATGATTCATATATGTGTGGTCAACGTGGGAAatgtacttttttatttttggatAATATATCGGGGAACAATTCTATTATAATGACCAAATAGGAGGTGTCTTGTTGAAATGGATCGTTGAAAATTCTAAAATTTATGACCAAGTAGGTGATgtcttgtggtaatatgtcgggggACATTCTAATATGTGACCAAGGTGGGAGAGTACATgcggtaatatgtcgggacaatTCTAATATGTGACCAGTAGGAGATGTCGGGACATACTAACCTTAACCTACATGAATGTCCTGCTTCACCCACTTGTTTACGTTCTTATTTTGGTTTAAATATATAACTGCAGTTATATTTTTCTAGTGCTTAAATCGAGACTTTACCTTGGAAGATGATCAGGGCCGGTCAATGCAGGCTATCAAGGTGTTCACAGCAGCCATCAAGTATCTCAAGGACCATATGATGGAGACTTGCAATAACCAGATGACAGGCATACAGTCCTCCGATATCCTCTGGGTCCTCACTGTCCCGGCAATCTGGTCTGATGCCTCAAAACAGTTCATGCGGGAGGCGGCTGTGGCAGTAAGTATTTCATGTGAAAACCCATGAACGTAGGAACaactgaaaattatatattatgatgAGTCCTTAAAGTAattgaaattattatataattatgattagaAAGTATTCTAATATTTTTGACGACGGGAATACGTGTAATGAATGTTATAGAAAACATACATTTGTGTCAAATAAATTTGTGAATACCGATGCCTAACTCACTTACATCTTTAGTTAATACTAGCTATATCATTCTTATTTTAAGGCAGGTATTGATGGAAATCGCCTAAAGATCGCTTTAGAACCAGAAGCTGCATCTCTTTACTGCAAATACCTTCCTGTGGAACGAAAAGGAGGAGAGGGCGGAATGAAGGGCTTTACTTCCGGGTCCAAGTACGTTGTTCTGGACGCTGGAGGTAGGTATAATGTGATGACCGGTCCATGAAATATGACTGTATATTAATTCATGACACGCGAAGGAAGTTTCTTCTCTAAACCTGCCATCTGTTATTTTGCCAATGTTGGTATATTTCTATAACGCCAAGAAGTAAAacacataatatattttaattgacgTTTATATGACGTGTATATTCAACCAAAAGTTGCCAATAGCATTTAAAATTGAATCAACAACTTTATACCAACAACGGATAAGAATACATTAACCGGTACCCCGTAGATTTTGTTTCGAGTGGTTCGTAATATTATAAACTGAGAACGATAAACAAATGACAGGTTATACTTTTATTAAGAATATGATTCTTGAACTATGTAAAGCATTGAAATTGGATAGATATATCAGTTACCTATTGTACTGGTCTATGTTTTAGTA from Argopecten irradians isolate NY unplaced genomic scaffold, Ai_NY scaffold_0984, whole genome shotgun sequence includes these protein-coding regions:
- the LOC138313848 gene encoding heat shock 70 kDa protein 12B-like, which produces MALPTPPQYEMIHICVVNVGNCLNRDFTLEDDQGRSMQAIKVFTAAIKYLKDHMMETCNNQMTGIQSSDILWVLTVPAIWSDASKQFMREAAVAAGIDGNRLKIALEPEAASLYCKYLPVERKGGEGGMKGFTSGSKYVVLDAGGGTIDIMIHQVQRDGSLKEIHKANGRDWGGTKVDNSFQLLLSGIIGNGAFHRFMENNKADMVDFLRDFEVKKRTIKPNASSEDKTTFKVPSSMTDACKEENGQDIATIVKSKPQFKDNMSLVGDKFRVSGDRG